The window TTGTCATTAACAGTGTAAAAAGAAAATTTGCCTTCGCTGAAGTTATTTGATAACGCTCAAGATTTTTTGATTACTCAGAGATCCGAAGTTTGATTTCTTTTCTTAACTTTTTACTGTCTACTACGAAAGGTTTATTTATTACAAATCTAGTTAGTTTTATTAGTGGCAGCTATGGAGTATTATCAAGCAGTTTTTATTGGAATACTTCAAGGGATTACAGAATGGCTACCAATAAGCAGCTCAGGCCAGGTTATGCTTTCACTTATTAATTTCATAAAAATCTCTCCAGAAGATGCTTACTCTTATTCACTTATTCTACATTTGGGAACACTGATGGCATTGCTTTTTAAATTTAGATATGATTTAGGCAAAATTATGTTCAAACTCCTTCTTTTTAGGTGGGATGAGGAGGAAAAGTTTCTATTCTATTCCACATTATTTACCGGACTAATAGGCCTTCCATTATACAAAGGATTTAAATCCATTGTCTCGTCGTTTAACCCAGAAGCTGTAAATGGTATAATTGGTATAGCATTGATTCTCACAGGGATAATGTTAAAGAAAAGCCAAGAAGCGCCTTTAGAGAGATTTGAAAAAGGTCTCAAGAAAGAAAAAGATGAAGTCACAATAGTGGACGCAATAATAGCAGGAATAGCCCAAGGAGTAGCAGTTATTCCTGGTATATCAAGATCAGGAATGACGATAGGAAGTTTGTTACTTTTAGGTATAAAGCAAGAAAAAGCTGTTAGATTAAGCTTTTTAATGGCAGCCCCAGCTATAATTGGAGCCCTATTTCTGGAATTACCTGAGGCCTCAAGAACATCTGAACCTCTTTCTTTACCTTTAACTTCCATACTTAGTGCATTCATTGTAAGTCTGCTTATGCTCGAGCTTATGATGAAACTCGCCAAGCGCCTTAATTTCTCAAGATTCTGCATCTTCTTTGGATTTATAGCTCTAATAGCCTCTCTAGTGGGGGTGTTAACTTGAAGGGTGTGGTACTTGCTGCAGGAAAAGGAGAAAGGTTAAGGCCTCTTACAGATGACAGACCCAAGGTAATGCTCAAAGTTGCTAATAAGTCAATAATAGAGCATGTATTGGAGAATATTTATCCATTTGTAGATGAATTTATAGTTGTTGTGAGATACTATAAGGAGAAGTTAATGGAGTATCTCGGAGACGAATACGGAGGAAAACCTATAACTTACGTTGAGCAAGTACAGGGAGAAGGAACCGCGAAGGCAATATACTCTGCAATTAAATATACAGAAAATGAAGAGTTTTTAGCTGTTAATGGGGACATATACTTTGAGAGAGAAGGTATAAAGACCCTTCTCCAAGCATTTAGAAAACACAATGCCGATGCTGCTTTATTGGTAAAAGAATTTAAAGACTTGAGCCATTTTGGAATGGTAGAAATTGAAAAGGAATCTGTAAAAGCAATAAAGGAAAAACCCGGCGCTATAAGTGGATACGCAAATTTAGGGATTTATTTCTTCAAGCCAGAAGTTTTTGAATTCATCGAAAAAACCAGTGAAAGCGAACGTGGAGAATACGAAATTACAGATACAATAAACCTCATGATTAAAGAAAACAAGAAAGTTACTTACGCAGTTTATGAAGGGTACTGGAATGATATTGGTAGACCATGGAACCTTCTTGAGCTGAACGAATACCTCCTCAAAAACCATCTTAAACACAATATAAAAGGTATTGTGGAGGAAGGAGCTACTATCATCCCACCTGTAGAGATCGGAGAAGGAACTGTTGTACGAAGCGGAGCTTACATTATAGGGCCAGTGAAAATTGGGAAAAACTCAAAAATAGGTCCCAATTGCTTTATCCGTCCCTATACTAGTATAGGAAACAAATGTCATGTTGGAAATGCAGTCGAAATCAAAAACTCAATAATAATGGATCACAGCAACGCTCCCCATCTGAATTACGTAGGTGATTCTATAATTGGAGAAAATACAAATCTTGGAGCTGGAACAATTACCGCTAACTTACGACATGACAATAAAAATATAAAGGTCGAAATAAAAGGTAAACTTGAAGATAGTGGTAGAAGAAAGCTTGGGGCAATAATAGGCCATAACGTGAAAACTGGAATTAACGTCACTATATACCCTGGCAGAAAGATAGGAAGCAACTCATTTGTTGGCCCGGGATTAATAGTTGATAAAAACATTCCCCCAAATGTGCTGGTTGTAGCTAAACAGGAGAAAGAAATAATTACCCGGTGAAAAGGGATGGATTTCATCCCCTATATCAACTTTATTTCAAGATGGTTGTTGTTCCTAGCCGTAACATATAAAGCATTGAAAAGTAAAGAAAAACGATGGGGGCTAATAGCTACAGCTCTTTTTATAAACGCTCTCGATATAGAGAGTTATATCTTAGAACCTTTAGGAGTCGATATAAAAACCGAGGCATATGAGATAGCTTCCCAGCTCCCAGGTTTTCTAATGGCCACATTTTTAGTATGGGGAGGAATACAACTCAAAAAGGAAAGAAGTGAATTTAAGGATGTTGCATATTTAGGGTTTTTTGCCGTTGCTGCATACATATGGATCTTTCTATCAGCCACAGACTTTTTTGACAGATTTTCACACTCATTTACAATAAAACTCTCATTTCCATATCTCGCCTTTGGGTTTTCATTGATCTACATTGGATACATACTAAGAAGTTATATAGTGGCAAAAAAGAGTCTTGAAGAGCTATTCCCTTGGGGACTGGCCCTTTTAGGAGCAATAAACCTAACCTATCCAGTCACCCGAAATATCGAATGGCTTGTTCCCATAGCATTCCTACTTGCAGCCATTTTCAGGTTTATGGCTGCTGTTGGAGCTCTGAAATTTGCTATATTTCCTGCAAAAATGGCCGTATTTGAAAAACCACAGAAAGAACATCCAACAGAGATTAAAGGGATTTTTCTATTTAATAGCAAAAAAGAACTTAAGAGAAGTCTCCCAACATTCTTCAGCGAGAATGTAATAATGATAACAAGGAATCCACCAAAAACAGATGACTTAGATAATGTGCTAGTTTACTGGCTCACTAAGATAGAAAGTGATACTATCAAACAAGATGGGAAGATTTACCCCATCTCTCCTGCAAAAATAGACATCTTGATAGACCTTTTAACTAGAAACCTTGAAAGCGGCTACAATGCCATTTATGTAGATGGATTCGAGTATTTAGTGGTGGAAAATGGATTCGAGAGTGCAGCAAAATTTTTATTCGGGCTTAGGGACAGGGTAATGAGTAATGACAAAGCTCTAGCCGTTGTTTTAGACCCAAGAACACTAGATGATAGACAATTAGCACTTCTTGAAAGAGAACTTCGACTCCAATAGATAAAAGGTAGAGAAAAGTTCAGAATCCGAGATACTCTATAAATCTCCTAGTATGTTTTACATCTCTTTGGAGTTCGATTTTTTGAAGTATTTGCCTTTCTATTGCCCTAAGAGCATCATGCACAGCTTGTATGGCACCCCATGTCTCTCCTGTAGCAATATATTGTCCCTTAT of the Thermococcus sp. EP1 genome contains:
- the glmU gene encoding bifunctional sugar-1-phosphate nucleotidylyltransferase/acetyltransferase, whose amino-acid sequence is MKGVVLAAGKGERLRPLTDDRPKVMLKVANKSIIEHVLENIYPFVDEFIVVVRYYKEKLMEYLGDEYGGKPITYVEQVQGEGTAKAIYSAIKYTENEEFLAVNGDIYFEREGIKTLLQAFRKHNADAALLVKEFKDLSHFGMVEIEKESVKAIKEKPGAISGYANLGIYFFKPEVFEFIEKTSESERGEYEITDTINLMIKENKKVTYAVYEGYWNDIGRPWNLLELNEYLLKNHLKHNIKGIVEEGATIIPPVEIGEGTVVRSGAYIIGPVKIGKNSKIGPNCFIRPYTSIGNKCHVGNAVEIKNSIIMDHSNAPHLNYVGDSIIGENTNLGAGTITANLRHDNKNIKVEIKGKLEDSGRRKLGAIIGHNVKTGINVTIYPGRKIGSNSFVGPGLIVDKNIPPNVLVVAKQEKEIITR
- a CDS encoding undecaprenyl-diphosphate phosphatase, with translation MEYYQAVFIGILQGITEWLPISSSGQVMLSLINFIKISPEDAYSYSLILHLGTLMALLFKFRYDLGKIMFKLLLFRWDEEEKFLFYSTLFTGLIGLPLYKGFKSIVSSFNPEAVNGIIGIALILTGIMLKKSQEAPLERFEKGLKKEKDEVTIVDAIIAGIAQGVAVIPGISRSGMTIGSLLLLGIKQEKAVRLSFLMAAPAIIGALFLELPEASRTSEPLSLPLTSILSAFIVSLLMLELMMKLAKRLNFSRFCIFFGFIALIASLVGVLT
- a CDS encoding DUF835 domain-containing protein; translated protein: MDFIPYINFISRWLLFLAVTYKALKSKEKRWGLIATALFINALDIESYILEPLGVDIKTEAYEIASQLPGFLMATFLVWGGIQLKKERSEFKDVAYLGFFAVAAYIWIFLSATDFFDRFSHSFTIKLSFPYLAFGFSLIYIGYILRSYIVAKKSLEELFPWGLALLGAINLTYPVTRNIEWLVPIAFLLAAIFRFMAAVGALKFAIFPAKMAVFEKPQKEHPTEIKGIFLFNSKKELKRSLPTFFSENVIMITRNPPKTDDLDNVLVYWLTKIESDTIKQDGKIYPISPAKIDILIDLLTRNLESGYNAIYVDGFEYLVVENGFESAAKFLFGLRDRVMSNDKALAVVLDPRTLDDRQLALLERELRLQ